In one Mycobacterium sp. NBC_00419 genomic region, the following are encoded:
- a CDS encoding acyl-CoA dehydrogenase family protein, which produces MTKLAQTLGLTEVQAEIISTVRQFVDKEIIPNAQDLEHSDTYPQAIVDQMRDMGLFGLMVPEEYGGLGESLLTYALCVEELARGWMSISGVINTHFIVAYMIRQHGTDEQKQRFLPRMATGETRGAFSMSEPELGSDVAAIRTRARDNGDGTYTIDGQKMWLTNGGSSTLVATLVKTDEGADKPHRNLTAFLIEKPSGFGEVAPGLTIPGKIDKLGYKGIDTTELIFDGYVTGAENVLGAKPGQGFFQMMDGVEVGRVNVAARACGVGLRAFELAIRYAQQRSTFGKPIAEHQAIAFQLAEMATKVEAAHLMMVNAARLKDSGERNDVAAGMAKYLASEFCSEVTQQSFRIHGGYGYSKEYEIERLMRDAPFLLIGEGTSEIQKNIISKRLLADYRI; this is translated from the coding sequence ATGACCAAACTCGCGCAAACCCTCGGGCTGACCGAAGTGCAGGCCGAAATCATCTCCACCGTGCGGCAATTCGTCGACAAGGAGATCATCCCCAACGCCCAGGACCTCGAGCACTCCGACACCTACCCGCAGGCCATCGTCGACCAGATGCGCGACATGGGGCTGTTCGGCCTGATGGTGCCCGAGGAGTACGGCGGGCTCGGCGAGTCGCTGCTCACCTACGCACTGTGCGTCGAAGAACTGGCCCGCGGCTGGATGAGCATCTCCGGGGTCATCAACACCCATTTCATCGTCGCCTACATGATCCGCCAGCACGGCACCGACGAACAGAAGCAGCGTTTCCTGCCCCGGATGGCCACCGGCGAGACCCGCGGCGCCTTCTCGATGTCCGAGCCCGAACTCGGTTCCGACGTCGCCGCGATCCGCACCCGGGCCCGCGACAACGGCGACGGCACCTACACCATCGACGGTCAGAAGATGTGGCTGACCAACGGCGGCAGCTCGACCCTGGTCGCGACGCTGGTGAAAACCGACGAAGGCGCCGACAAGCCGCACCGGAACCTGACCGCGTTCCTGATCGAAAAGCCCTCCGGCTTCGGCGAAGTCGCGCCCGGTCTGACGATCCCGGGCAAGATCGACAAGCTGGGGTACAAGGGCATCGACACCACCGAGCTGATCTTCGACGGCTACGTCACCGGCGCCGAGAACGTCCTCGGCGCCAAGCCGGGACAAGGCTTCTTCCAGATGATGGACGGTGTGGAGGTCGGCCGCGTCAACGTCGCCGCCCGCGCCTGCGGGGTCGGGTTGCGGGCGTTCGAGCTCGCGATCCGCTACGCCCAGCAGCGCAGCACGTTCGGCAAGCCGATCGCCGAGCACCAGGCCATCGCCTTCCAGCTCGCGGAGATGGCCACGAAGGTCGAAGCCGCACATCTGATGATGGTCAACGCCGCCCGACTCAAGGATTCCGGGGAACGCAACGACGTCGCGGCCGGGATGGCGAAGTATCTGGCGAGCGAGTTCTGCTCGGAGGTCACCCAGCAGAGCTTCCGGATTCACGGCGGCTACGGGTACTCCAAGGAGTACGAGATCGAGCGGCTGATGCGCGACGCCCCCTTCCTGCTCATCGGCGAGGGCACCAGCGAAATCCAGAAGAACATCATCAGCAAGCGGCTACTGGCCGACTACCGGATCTGA